The Planktothrix agardhii NIES-204 genomic interval GAATGCCTGTCACCATTATTACAGGATTCCTAGGAAGTGGGAAAACCACCCTGCTGAATCATATTTTATCCAATCAGCAGGGAATCAAAACCGCCGTCCTGGTGAATGAATTTGGTGAAATTGGAATTGATAATGAATTGATTATCAATACCGATGAAGATAATACAATGGTTGAGTTAAGTAATGGCTGCGTTTGTTGCACCATTAATGAAGATTTAGTTAATGCGGTTTATAAGGTTTTAGAACGTCCTGAAAAAGTGGATTATATGGTGGTAGAAACCACCGGACTCGCCGATCCGCTTCCGGTCGCTCTGACTTTTTTAAGTACAGAATTAAGGGATATGACTCGTTTAGATTCCATTGTAACATTAGTAGATTGTGCTAATTTTAGTTTGGATTTATTCAATAGTCAAGCCGCCAATAGTCAGATTGTCTATGGGGATATTATTGTTTTAAATAAAACCGATTTAGTCGATGAAGCCGAGGTAGATTTATTGGAAGTCAGAATTCGGGATATGAAAAAAGATGCCCGAATTTTACGCACCACTAACTCTCAAGTTTCCTTACCTTTAATTCTGAGTGTTGGATTATTCCAATCCGATCAATATTTTGATGATCAATCCCATGAACATGACCATCATGAGCACAAACATGATCACGACCATGACCATGATGATCATGTCTGTGATCCAGATTGTGAGCACGATCATGATCATGATCATCACCACCATTCTAATCACTTAGAAAATGATGGTTTTACCTCCCTTTCTTTCCAAAGTGATCAACCCCTTTCTTTAAGAAAATTTCAATACTTTTTGGATAACCAACTTCCCGCAAGTGTGTTTCGAGCCAAAGGAATTTTATGGTTTGATGAAAGTCCCAAACGTCATATTTTTCATCTGAGTGGAAAACGGTTTTCAATTGATGATGATGAGTGGAAAACCGAACCCAAAACCCAGTTAGTTTTAATTGGTCAGGAATTAGATCATGAAATTCTACGATCTCAACTCAATCATTGTTTATGTCTTCCCTCTACCAGTCGTGGAAAAGGATTTGGGAAATAAAATATTAGTTAATAGGTGAACAATAGTAATGGTGCGTGTACTGATAATACGCACCCTACTATTAACTGATGACTAATAACTGATTACTGATTACTGATATGCGGGTAATTGTTCAACGAGTTAATGCGTCTCAAGTTACTGTCGGAGGTGAAATCATCGGTCAAATTGGGAGAGGACTCAACCTATTAGTAGGAATTGCTCAAACAGATACCGAAATAGAAATTAATTGGATGGTGCGAAAATGCTTAGAATTAAGATTATTTTCCGATCCCCAAACCAACACTGGAAAATGGGAAAAATCCATTCAAGAAATTCAAGGTGAATTATTAGTGGTAAGTCAATTTACTCTCTATGGGGACTGTCGCAAGGGTCGGCGTCCGTCCTTTGATCGTTCAGCACCTCCAGCAACGGCTGAAAAGCTTTATCAACAGTTTGTTGAACAATTGCGTTTGAGTGGTTTAAAAGTAGAAACAGGGAAATTTGGCGCCATGATGCAAGTTTCAATCGAAAATGATGGCCCGGTTACGTTAATCTTAGAAAAAGAAGCAAACTCTTAATTATTTCTATTATAAAATATTTAGAAAAATGACTATTTCGATTGATTTTGGAACCAGTAATACAGTGATTTCCCGTTGGAATTCGGCGACACAAAAACCCGAAACCTTAAAACTGCCTAATTTATCTCAAATTTCCAGCCAAAATCCTCCCCTAATTCCGAGTTTAGTTTATTTAAAAGATGCGAGTCAACCGGATATTTTATTGGGTCAACAAGTACGAGATGGAGGATATGATATTAGTAAT includes:
- the dtd gene encoding D-tyrosyl-tRNA(Tyr) deacylase, yielding MRVIVQRVNASQVTVGGEIIGQIGRGLNLLVGIAQTDTEIEINWMVRKCLELRLFSDPQTNTGKWEKSIQEIQGELLVVSQFTLYGDCRKGRRPSFDRSAPPATAEKLYQQFVEQLRLSGLKVETGKFGAMMQVSIENDGPVTLILEKEANS